In Ipomoea triloba cultivar NCNSP0323 chromosome 15, ASM357664v1, one genomic interval encodes:
- the LOC116007124 gene encoding peroxisomal fatty acid beta-oxidation multifunctional protein AIM1-like: MGGNGKLVTMEIGSDGIAVITLSNPPVNALTLSVIAEMKEHYREAMERDDVKGVVLTGTGGKFCGGLDVNILQKVHSTGDIIHLPDFSVDLVINTIENAKKPTVAAIHGFALGGGLELAMACSARIATPRSEFGLPELKFGIIPGFGGTQRLPRLVGVSKAIGLLMTSNAITSEEGKELGLIDAVVSSEELIDVSRLWALDIIEGCKLRINVLQRTDKLEPIHKSSEILKTAKQHVMKTHPKFPHYKACLDVIEEGLISGGFWGVLKEREVIRELVLSKPCRSLLHVYFAERATSKVPGVTIGQFKFRIVEKVGVIGGGLMGTGIATALIVSNIHVILKEINYEFVQKAINSIEVNLNGLVTRGELDLNKVKRSLSFLKGVIDYEDFRNVDMVIEAVHEDRDLKQSIFEEIEKICPPHCILASNTSTIDLNEIGARINCQDRIVGTHLFSPAHVMPLLEIVRSETTSNQVILDVLKVSKVLKKFPIVVKNCTGFAVNRTFFPYMQGAELLANLGVDIFRIDRVISEFGMRIGPFQLFDLSGYSTFLAAVGQFVAAFPDRTFQSPLVQLMVENGHSGKKDGKGFYLYVKGKKPEPNTSVLQIVEESRRLTKIMPGGKPISVTDQDILEMMFFPVINEASRVIEEGIVVRASDLDIASIHGMKFPTETGGIIFWADSIGPKYICSRLKSWCEAYGNFFKPSQFLEDRAARGIALGAPCS, translated from the exons ATGGGAGGTAACGGCAAGCTAGTAACAATGGAGATTGGAAGTGATGGCATTGCTGTGATTACTCTCTCCAACCCGCCGGTAAATGCATTGACACTTTCCG TGATTGCCGAAATGAAGGAACATTATCGAGAAGCAATGGAAAGAGATGATGTCAAAGGAGTAGTCTTAACTG GCACTGGTGGTAAATTTTGTGGGGGTCTTGATGTTAATATTTTGCAGAAAGTTCACAGTACTG GGGATATCATACATCTGCCAGACTTTTCAGTTGACCTTGTGATAAACACAATAGAAA ATGCCAAAAAGCCTACTGTTGCTGCCATTCATGGATTTGCCCTTGGCGGGGGCTTGGAATTGGCTATG GCTTGCAGTGCTAGAATTGCAACTCCAAGATCTGAATTTGGCTTACCTGAGCTGAAGTTTGGAATAATTCCTGGTTTTGGAG GCACTCAGCGTCTTCCCAGGCTTGTTGGGGTATCAAAAGCCATTGGGTTATTGATG ACATCTAATGCTATAACTTCTGAAGAAGGAAAGGAACTTGGCCTTATTGATGCAGTTGTATCTTCAGAGGAGCTCATAGATGTTTCTCGTCTCTGGGCACTTGATATTATAGAAGGCTGTAAACTCCGCATCAATGTTCTTCAGAGGACTGATAAACTTGAACCCATCCACAAGTCTTCTGAGATTCTAAAAACTGCAAAACAACATGTAATGAAGACACATCCAAAGTTTCCTCACTACAAAGCTTGCCTTGATGTTATTGAAGAGGGACTTATTTCTGGAGGGTTTTGGGGGGTTTTGAAG GAACGGGAGGTAATAAGAGAGTTGGTACTTTCAAAACCTTGTAGAAGTCTTCTTCATGTCTACTTTGCTGAACGTGCAACATCAAAG GTTCCAGGTGTTACCATTGGCCAGTTTAAATTCCGGATAGTCGAGAAAGTTGGTGTAATTGGTGGTGGTTTAATGGGCACTGGCATTGCTACAGCTCTTATTGTCAGCAATATACATGTCATACTCAaggaaatcaattatgaatttgttCAGAAGGCTATAAATTCTATTGAAG TTAATCTCAATGGCCTAGTAACAAGAGGTGAGCTAGATCTGAACAAAGTGAAGCGATCATTATCCTTTCTCAAAGGTGTTATAGACTATGAAGATTTCAGAAATGTGGATATGGTCATAGAG GCTGTACATGAGGACCGAGACTTGAAACAGTCAATTTTTGAAGAAATTGAGAAGATCTGTCCTCCTCATTGTATCTTGGCATCAAATACATCCACTATTGATCTTAATGAAATTGGAGCAAGGATAAATTGCCAGGACCGTATTGTAGGAACACATTTATTCAG TCCTGCTCATGTCATGCCACTCTTGGAAATTGTGCGATCAGAAACCACTTCTAACCAAGTGATACTTGATGTTCTGAAAGTCTCAAAAGTCCTGAAGAAATTTCCTATAGTGGTTAAAAACTGCACTGGATTTGCTGTCAATCGAACCTTCTTCCCATATATGCAAGGAGCAGAGTTGTTGGCAAATTTGGGAGTTGATATATTCAGAATTGATCGAGTGATCAGTGAATTTGGCATGCGGATAGGCCCTTTTCA GCTTTTTGATTTGTCAGGATACAGTACATTTCTAGCAGCTGTAGGGCAATTTGTTGCTGCATTTCCTGATCGCACTTTCCAGTCTCCTTTAGTTCAACTTATGGTTGAAAATGGGCATTCAG GCAAGAAGGATGGAAAGGGTTTCTACCTATATGTGAAAGGAAAGAAGCCAGAACCCAATACATCTGTCCTGCAAATCGTTGAAGAATCTAGAAGGCTCACGAAAATTATGCCAGGAGGAAAG CCAATATCTGTGACAGACCAAGACATCCTGGAGATGATGTTCTTTCCAGTCATAAATGAGGCGTCCCGAGTGATTGAAGAAGGGATAGTCGTCCGAGCTTCAGACCTTGATATTGCTTCTATCCATGGGATGAAATTCCCTACAGAAAC TGGAGGCATAATATTTTGGGCAGATTCAATTGGACCAAAGTACATATGTTCAAGGCTAAAGAGTTGGTGCGAGGCCTATGGTAACTTCTTCAAGCCATCACAGTTCTTGGAAGACAGAGCTGCCAGAGGCATTGCattg GGGGCACCGTGCAGTTGA